Genomic DNA from Hymenobacter jejuensis:
GCGAGCCGTGGGTGGCCCGCGAAATCACGGCGCAACACCTGTACTCGCCGGCCATGTGGGCCATTTTCCCGCTCCAAGATTTGCTGGCGATGGACGAAACCTTGCGGCGCCCCAACCCGCAGGACGAGCAAATCAACGTGCCGGCCAACCCGCAGCACTTCTGGAAATACCGATTCCACCTGAACCTGGAAGCGCTGATCGGCGAGGCCGGCTTCGGCGGTCAGTTGCGGCAACTCGTCGATAGCAGCGGCCGCAACAAAACGTACTAATTCAACCCTACATAAATGCTTGCGGAATAAGCTCCACCTGGTAGCTTGTTCATACTTAAATCTCAGAAAACGCTCCGGCCCTTTGGTCGGAGCGTTTTTGTTTCAGTGAGTAGGAGAAAGATCGGGCTGGATGAAATCTGACCTTTACTACCGCAAGGTCATTAAGTCGCGGCGATACGATTAGCTGGCGTATCTGCTTGTTCTTTGAAATGTATACTGAACGCTTTGATAGTCGTTACCCGCCCCGCAAGCGGATGGCGGACCTTTGTCTTGTCATTAGCTAGCTGGTGGCGCCAGCGCCAACGGCTTACTGAGGTTATTATTAACTATCGTCGTATAACTAATTGATTAATAATTAGTTATAATCTAATGCCGAATGTTGGGTAAGCACTTCTTATGCTAACTACCGTATCTCTTTCTTATGAGCAACTCTACCAACATCCCCCAGACCCCGGCCAGTACGAAGCGCGCCGCGGCGGAAAACTTCATCGGCACGGCCTGGGTCACGATGCTGGCCGGCGCAAACCTCACTGACTGCACCGTCGGCGACGTGACGTTTGAGCCGGGCGCGCGCAACAACTGGCATTCGCACCCGGCCGGCCAGATTTTGGTCGTGACGGCAGGCGTGGGCTACTACCAAGAGAAAGGCCAGCCGGCCCAGCGGTTG
This window encodes:
- a CDS encoding (R)-mandelonitrile lyase, whose protein sequence is MSNSTNIPQTPASTKRAAAENFIGTAWVTMLAGANLTDCTVGDVTFEPGARNNWHSHPAGQILVVTAGVGYYQEKGQPAQRLRVGDAVTIAPGVVHWHGAASDSLFTHLAINPNVSQGVANWLEPVTDEEYQAAHG